A genome region from Panicum virgatum strain AP13 chromosome 4K, P.virgatum_v5, whole genome shotgun sequence includes the following:
- the LOC120702382 gene encoding uncharacterized protein LOC120702382, with product MAIAPYILCLSPPWLDAPPLPQLRPRLRRSRSAKVAAAGSSWAPAGSSWAPAASESSDGVGGWWVPEHEKPVEQGQRKTGFGIAVPVGLGASAAIALAGLAWQYPSSRNCLQQLIVAPLHYVQEKLSPESAETPNEDTSDREPDGVFSTAPDDKAEAVIDDSMQNNTSVPSHFLFRAPIDPVHEEAFSILKKLQIIEKDVSPSDFCTRREFARWFVKLCSKFERTRMQRIVPNKLTSGSIQSAFDDVNVDDPDFLYIQSLGESGIVLSKLSNSLETSTSGSPSCQGNSLFLPESYLSRFDLVNWKVLVEHPRALGIDQKMLNQNVRILHFSDCPDVSPSMLIELMAGENNIISKVFGNTRRLQPLKPVTKAQAAAALTSGRMEEAIRDELNRLEAENQAHLSAIAEIMEELISRGDIRQQWEEKMKKEQQRAFEVDKDLQHVLHELANERIGRERELEDLSKEKAALECQNQELINLRSEIDGMYDRLATENAKVMADQQTLENLLSDITGKHQAVNEAKSRLEGEKEALTMLRTWVEEEGAKVHEQAETLKKAVRRWRVPVDSPLQAN from the exons ATGGCCATTGCCCCCTACATACTCTGCCTCTCCCCACCGTGGCTTgacgcccctcccctcccccagctCCGGCCTCGCCTCCGCCGCAGCAGGTCCGCCAAAGTAGCTGCTGCCGGCAGCAGCTGGGCTCCTGCCGGCAGCAGCTGGGCTCCTGCCGCCAGCGAATCCAGCGACGGGGTCGGCGGCTGGTGGGTCCCCGAGCACGAGAAGCCAGTGGAACAGGGGCAGAGAAAGACTG GGTTTGGGATAGCTGTCCCTGTTGGGCTGGGAGCTTCTGCAGCGATCGCCTTGGCCGGGCTGGCATGGCAGTACCCATCGTCCAGGAACT GTTTACAGCAACTCATAGTTGCCCCATTGCATTATGTTCAAGAGAAATTGTCACCAGAGTCAGCAGAGACACCTAATGAGGATACAAGTGACAGAGAACCTGATGGAGTTTTCAGCACAGCACCAGATGATAAGGCTGAAGCAGTTATTGATGATTCAATGCAAAATAATACATCTGTTCCCAGCCATTTTTTATTTAGAGCTCCTATAGATCCTGTACATGAGGAGGCTTTCTCTATATTGAAGAAGCTACAG ATAATTGAGAAAGATGTTAGCCCCAGTGATTTTTGTACTCGGAGGGAATTTGCAAGATGGTTCGTTAAGTTGTGCTCAAAGTTTGAGAG GACAAGGATGCAAAGAATTGTTCCTAATAAATTAACTTCTGGCTCAATCCAAAGTGCCTTTGATGACGTAAATGTTGATGACCCTGATTTCTTGTACATCCAAT CTTTAGGAGAATCTGGTATTGTACTGAGTAAACTATCAAACTCCTTGGAAACTTCGACAAGTGGTTCTCCTAGTTGTCAGGGAAATTCTTTATTCCTGCCTGAGAG TTATCTCTCTCGTTTTGATCTTGTCAACTGGAAAGTGCTTGTGGAACATCCACGTGCATTGGGAATAGACCAAAAG ATGCTGAATCAAAATGTTCGCATTTTGCATTTTAGTGATTGCCCAGATGTGTCTCCATCCATGCTCATAGAGCTGATGGCTGGTGAGAacaacatcatcagcaaagtttTCG GAAATACAAGACGCCTTCAACCACTGAAACCTGTAACAAAAGCACAAGCAGCTGCTGCATTGACCAGTGGTAGAATGGAGGAGGCAATTCGGGATGAGTTAAACAGATTAGAAGCAGAAAATCAAGCCCATCTTTCTGCCATAGCTGAAATAATGGAAGAATTAATTAGTAGAGGAGATATACGACAACAATGGGAGGAGAAGATGAAAAAGGAGCAACAACGAGCTTTCGAAGTTGACAAGGATCTTCAACATGTGTTGCATGAGCTTGCAAATGAGAGGATAGGCAGAGAAAGAGAACTAGAAGACTTGTCGAAAGAAAAAGCAGCTTTAGAGTGCCAGAATCAAGAACTCATAAATCTAAGGTCAGAAATTGATGGCATGTATGATAGACTGGCAACTGAGAATGCAAAGGTCATGGCTGATCAGCAGACTTTGGAAAACCTGTTGTCGGATATAACCGGCAAGCATCAAGCTGTCAATGAAGCTAAATCACGTCTTGAAGGTGAAAAGGAAGCCCTTACAATGCTAAG GACTTGGGTAGAGGAGGAAGGAGCAAAAGTTCACGAACAAGCTGAGACACTCAAGAAAGCTGTACGAAGATGGCGAGTCCCAGTAGATTCACCCCTGCAAGCTAACTAG